The nucleotide window CCTCTAGTGGTAAATGCGGTAGGCAAGGGCTGCACCTACCAACTACCAAACTCAGCAAAGGAGACCCGGGCTGAGCTGCTAGTTTCAGTTAGGCCCTTATTTCCTTCCAAGTGGTCTCAGGGAGGCGGTGGTCTAGCTTTAGAGTAGGAAGCCCAGTTCATAAAAGGGGAGCCAGTGCTAAAGGGGATTGAGGGTTGTGACACTGAGGAGGCTGGGGTACCCTGCGTAGAAAGTAGGAGGCCAATGAAAATCTCAGCCCTGGGAGATTGATTGGGCATGTCACTATGATGAGTTGCACTTCTTCCCAGTGCATCTCAAGGAGGAGACAGATCAGGTCAAATGGGGAAACCTCCCATCATGGGTGGCAGGATTTCATGTTATGCCAGATGTCTCATAGATACCACTGCAGACCTGGTGGTTTGCTGTCCAGTGCCAGTGGGGACACaaagtattttgccatgtacaatgctCACGTTTTCgtgggaaaagtaaggatgcatattatacatgagtagtatCAATCCATACCTATgtagatgtttttaatttatactgatgcgttaaaagtgtaactctagaaagcaataaggATATCTGTATAGAAATAATACCCTGGGATATGATAATATGTTTTGtttctatataaagaaataaataatcaacaaaacaaacaagcaaaatacaaccaaagacactgaaatagagaacaggctgacagtgaccagaggggagagggtagggaatttcagaggaaaagaggaagggtttgcaggaacaagtataaaggacacatggccaaaaactaagggggtggaaatgagagggaggtggggagggatggggggtgggctgggatgggagtaaaaggcagaaaattgtacttgaacaacaattaaaataaaaatgtaaagaagtaaaaaattaaaaagtaaaacaaaactttttttgaaaGTTTGGGTGAAAAACATGGGTGTGGATTATACACTTgagtacattatacatggcaaaatatggtatccTCCCCATAATCTGTGCTGGCATACCTCAAGGGTAGATTTCAGGCCGTAGTGCCAATCAGTTGCTGctcaaggaaaacagaaaagtgagAGGAGTCGTCCCAGATTAGCAGAGAGAGAAATTATGACCACAGCAGGAGTCACATTTAGACCTTGAATTGCAATTCTGTTTGGAACCAATTACCATAGGACTGATTCAGGACTTGCATTCAGGAGCCCCCATCTTGGGTGATAagctctttgtatttctttactgGGATAAGGGCATCTTTGATCCCTTTAGTGGGTCTTGGGGAAGTTGGATCTCACTGTGAACAGTTCACTGACAGAGCCCAATTCAGGAATATGAGAGAGGGCTCAGCAACCAATGAACCCTGAATAAAGAGGATATCAGAGCATCCATCCCAAAACTTACCTATCAGCCCAGGATACCTCAGAGATGGGTTGTCAAGTTGAGCTTCCCTGCATTTCTTTATATCAGGTCTAAGGGAGCTGAGATCCTTGGTCTGTTGGTCCAGCCACCAgtttaaagaaaggagaaatgttAGCCTTCACAGAGAGCCAAGGTGAGGAGCTTGACTGACAACTGATGATATAAAGGAACTCGGGAAACAAAAGAACCAACGAAATCTCCCGTGGGTGTCCCCTGATTTGCAGGTTGATTGAGGCTCCTCTCCAGTTCCTTCTCCTGAGTCCCAGGGAGTGTTGACATGAAATGTCAGAGTAGTAGAGGGGAAGGTACCCAGGCTCTGGCCAGAGTTTACATGATAATACCAACTATGAACTGAGAGCACCCTACATGTCAGAACAAAGGGGGCTACACTGACATCACCTGGTATCACTTGAGTAAAATCAAGGCAAGGCTGGTAGGATGCAGCATGAGAATCTAAAGGTTCAGTGGTTCTACCTTGGGATTCTTAGCAGACAGACTGACATGGTGAACTGGAACCTTGTGGGATTCTAGTGTGGTGATCTCAATGAAGCCAGCAGAGGCAGCCTTCAATAAAGCCAAGGTGCAATTACCTATTGAAGGTGTTcacatcctctctttctccatccagCAGGATCCTAAATCACCTCTCTGTTGGTCTACACTCCTGTCTTCTGTCCTGAACCACAGTCATCATGCCTCGTGGTCACAAGAGTAAGCTGCGCGCTCAGGAGAAACGTCGCCAAAACAGAGCTGAGGCACAAAGTCTTAAGAGTACCGAGGCCGCTACAGGAGAAGATGCAGAGGCCACTTGCTCCTCCTCTTCAGTTCTGGCAGGTGCTCCCTCAAGTGCCACTGGTGCTGGTCCTCTCCAGACACCTTCGAGTGCCCCAGCCACCACTAGTGCCGCTGCAGGTGTTTCATGCAAAAGATCTGCTGGAAAAGCCAAAGGCCATGTTTGGAAAAGCAAAAGTTCCTCTCAGGCCTCACCTTCCCCTGAGAGCTTTGCCCTAGATATCCTGACCCAGAAGGCCAGTCACTTGGTAGACTATCTTCTGAATCAGTATCAAATGAAGGAGGTCATGAGGAAGGCAGACATGCTGAAGATAGTCCACAAATGGTACAGGAAGGACTTTCCTGAGATTCTCAAGAAAGCTTGTGTTCACCTGGATCTGGTCTATGGTCTAGAACTGAAAGAAGGCAAGCCCACTGGTAACTTCTACACCCTTGTTGACAATCAAGGTGACACCAGCGATGGGAATCTGAGCAGAGCCTGGAGATTTCCAATAAGAGGGCTTCTCATGCCTCTCCTGGGCATGATCTTCTTGAATGGCAACCGTGCCTCTGAGGAGGAACTCTGGGAATTCCTGAATGCAATGGGTGTCTATGATGGAATGTGTCACTTCATATTTGGGGAACCCAGGAAGCTTATTGCCCAAGATTTGGTGCAGGAAGAATACCTAGTATACCAGCAGGTGCCCAACAGTGATCCTCCATGCTATGAGTTCCTGTGGGGTCCGAGAGCCCACGCTGAGACCAGCAAGATGAAAATCCTGGAGTTCGTGGCCAAGATGAATGATAAAGGCCCCGATGCCTTCCCAGGCTATTATGAAGAGGCTTTGAAAGATGAGGAAGAGAGAGCCCGAGCTGCACTCAAGGCTAGCAGTCCTTCCAAGGCCAGCGGTGACCCCAGACCCGCATCCAGCCACTACCCGCAGCCTGAGTGACGTGGAGATGCAGTGTTCCCTCTTTGGTTGGAAAGGCCTGTTAAGCAGCTTCCTAATGTGCAGAATATCTTGTTAGCCACCTCTGGGGGGGGTGGTATTGCGCATTTTCAAATGGTATGTTTTTAAGCAGAACGTTTCTTTAGATTCAGAATGTAAGTTTAAGAATGATAGGGATCACTCATTTATTGTCATGTACCAGGTTAGCAGTAcgcatttttgtttttcaaatacaaattgtGAATCCTTTAATCATTTTTGTGATCCAGAAGAAGGTAACATGGCTTTAGGGTAGGGATATCTTTAGCAATGTGAAGGGAGTTTACACTAATATAATAGGCAATAGTAGATAGATATATAGAAGAGTGGATAGATAAAGTAAAAGTTGGCTGCTTGCTATAACTTTGTATTCAGTTATGATAAATAGAGATTATTTTagattcaggtgtacagcatagtgattagacatttatataacttacaaggtGTTCATTCATATGAGTCTACAACCCACCTGAACCAtgtagctattacaatattatttactatattagcTGTGCTGTACCCAGTTGGGCTGTTACAGCCAAGACAGGGAAACAGACTACATGTGCCATCtgtagacaaatggataaagatgtggtacatatataataTTGGTCATTTCCTGTTTGTCTCACTATATTTAGTCACTTGTTATATAAGTCATAAAGATATGTACCTgggtttgcttctgttttcaaaCATGTTTGATAATATAAATGATAGTGAATCAGACCTCTTGGTTCATGGCTTTTATTTGACACACGCATTAATGGAGCATCAGCTCTTTGGAAGTCTTCGTGCCGGCACTGGGAGTGTTTAGGCAAAGGAGACCCTGCCTCTGCCCATGCGGTTTGATTGTAGAAGCTGTCATTACCGAAGAGGGTGAGATTCTCTCTACTTCCTAAGgaacaagtgaaaaataaagtggggCTCGAGGTAGTGGACTACCTAGCCTTCATCGCTAAGCAGAATTTAGTGCCATTGGGAGGACAAGGGGTGACCCAGGGCCATACCCAGTCGCTTCTGTCACCCTGAGTGAGGTCTGAGGTGGAGTCTTCACATTGTGGTCAGAAATGCCTGTTGCCCAGTATCCCTGATGTGCACAGACACCTCCCTGACTcctattttgaggtaattttcaCGTGGTGTTCTAGCAACAGAAAGTCTATTTAGTGTCAGAATGGAAGCCTATGAGTGACAGGGATCACAGACCTACTGTTCTGTATCAGGTTTAGGAGTGAGAGTTTTGTGTTTTGAAATACACATTGAGAGCCCTTAAATCACTTTTGTGATCCTGAAGAAGACAGCATGGCAAAATTGGCGATGTCCTTggtaatgtgaaaaaaaatgttacactAAAATAGATGCAATCAGAACATGGTGGGGGAGTAAACGATCAATTGCAGGTTTGCCTTGCTCCAGTCTTTTTCTAGTTATAAATTTGTATACCTGGATGTCCTTAGATTATTTAAGAGTGAATGAGGTGaggggaatataaattggtgcatCCACTGTGAAAGACAgtatagagattcctcaaaaagtttaaaattaaactacCCAATTATCAAGCATTTCCAATATTGAATGTTTATGTAAAGATAATGAAATTATTAATGTGATGGGATGTCTGtgctcccatgttcattgcaacattatttacaagttaccaagacatggaagcaacttaagtgacCACTGAGGAATAAATGACTAAAGGAAATGTGatgtacacatacacagaaaGATGCGTCATTCAGccataaacaatgaataaatactcccatttgtgacaacatgtgaAGAACTTGAggacatgctaagtgaaataagtggtACTTTTCAAGGGGTGTcctttcaacagaaacttttcaacaggcagggagagaaaaatactATGTGGTATCATGCATATGTGGAATATTCAAAATGCGTACAGAAGTACATGCAAGTgaactcagatacagagaacagattggtggttgccagaggcagagggTGTGGTGTGGAAGGTGGGCACGTGGGTAAAGGTGGTCAAAAGCTACACCCTTCTAGCTATAAAATTGATATGACATGGCATGTCATATACAGGATGAACAGTAATAGTTAACACTCTATTGCATGTGTGAAAGAGTCCAAAAGacatcttaaaagttctcattacaagaaggaaaaaatctacataacatttttatgtgtatacTAGTTAACTTCATAACAAATTACAGCAAATTGAATATCTTCAGACCACACACATTTAGTATCTCACAGTTCTATAGGTCAGAATTAtgggcacagagaggcagggatCTGTGGATCAAAATCTCCCAGTGCTGCAATGAATGTGTCAGGTAGCTGTGTTCTCATATGGGACTCAGAAGCTCTATCCAATACCATGCACATTTCAGACAGAATTCACTTACAAGAAATCAAAGGACTGAGAAGCCCATTTGCTTGCTAGCAGTCAGCTACGGATCATTCTCAAGGCACTCTTATGTCTTTGCTATGCTATGCAGTGCCTTCCATCTTGAAAGTCAGCAAGGGGAATCTCCctctcctttgtatttctctcagaaggaaaatatttctccCATCTCATATAAGGATTCACCTCATGAGGTCTGACCCATGGAGGATATCCCTAGTTTAAGAATATCAGATTTGGGACCTCAATTAGAACTGTTAAATCCTTCATAGCAGCAGCACATTCCTGTTTGATGAATTAACTGGAAGAAGATGTATGTACACCAGGAGTCAGGAATCCAGGAGGTCATCTTGGAATTCTGCCTGTGTCCTTGAGGTATTGtggttatgtttttaaagagCTTTACCCTTAAAATGATACATAATAGAATAAATACTGTTATTGATGTTTGCCTCACACTAACCAGAGGTCCAAGGAAGGATATAGATGAGACAAGGCTAACTATGTGGTGATTTTGCTGAAGGTGGGAAATGAGCATATGGAGCACTGATTATGTTACTCCCTTATTACTGGcaaacatataagttctttacacAAATTATTCCAGAACATGAAAATGGGCacaaaatgtcaaatattttatgaaacaaatTCAACAATATGATTTAGGCCAGGTAAAGATAGCTCAAAATtacttaatttattattatattatgtaaaaatatCACTTAATTACAAAATTACTTAAGAACATCGatacaaaaattctcaaaatgCAAACTTACACAATTTGACAACATAAAAAACTTTACACCTACCTTCAATGACCCAgtcatttcacatttttatgaGTTACCCTGAATAATGCCCATAACAATAGAAAAGTGCATAAATGATTATcaatatattgatttaaaaataatgtatttacaGTGTCTCCTttcaaataactttattttaattattgttcaagtacaattttctatcttttactcccatcccagcccacccacccagccctccccacctccctcctattttacACTGTCTTCTGTAGCTGTAAAAAGGATGACTATTATCTTTGTACATGGAAGTGGGGTGCTttcttatatatacacataatgtGTGAATTTTGGGCTAATGTCCATGGCACTGTGCCCAGTGCCCTCCCATTTCATTATCAAAAGGTTTTGagagataaaaaagagagagcttGAATCAGAGCTGCAGCCAGGGTTCCCCTACTGCTGCCCAGGGCATGTCCCACAACTCCTCTCACCCCTAGTGTGGTCTGAAGCAGAGTCTTCACTTTGTGGTTAAAGGAAGCAGCCACTATTCTAACTAGGGAGGAGCCAACGTGAGGCTCTTGGGAACACAGTGCATAACATCTTTGTGTTCATGTAGTAAATGGGTTAATtggaaatttatctattttaaatattgttactTTCCATAGAGGATTACTTAGCTCCAAAATCTAAGTTTATAAGTGTCATGGATCACATGTTAATTGGATATTATTAGGTTGAAAAATACTAATTCTGGTATTCTGTAACAAATAGAAAATCTTTGGATAATTTCCTATCATTCAGAACAAGATAGCATAACATTGGAATATGGatttttgtgaaaaaagaaattacctCAGTAAAGTCTGTGTGATCAagagatgcaaaaaaaatgtatatataatgtaatcAATTCTTggcttgttttattccttccagttTCTTTGTAAAATTGCTGTGTATGGATCTGGATTTGCTGAGTGTATTGAAAATGTGGaagaaattagataaaaataagtatgatGTCTTGTACACCCACTCTTTACATGTCTGAATATTAATTTAACATCTGCTGTTTAAAAGGCTCTTAGTATCTAAGAATGCTAAGAAAAGTAGAGCCTACTTGCACTGCCCCTGGAATTTTAGTCTAAAAGCAGCTTTCATATATAAAACATGGTGAGATACCCCataggaattaaagaaacagttaaaTAAAGGGGTCAGAAGCATAGCAAAAGATTACAATGAGGGGTCTAGTGTAGACGCCATCAAGCAAAGCAGGTACAGACTGGAAAAGTGGACATTGTGTGGTTGAAGATAATGTGAAGGTCACCACATGGTGGGCTAGATGAGGCTGTCAGAATGGTGAGCAGAGCCAGACCCTCAGATAGTGGGTATCAAAGGTGAGACACTTACTCTTAGAATGGAAAACTACCCTTGCCCGTTACTTTGTAATGATGAGTCAACAAAAGATAATCTCCACTTGGGAAATGGATGGAATGCATCCTGTGCTCCTATCCTACTACAGTTTACCTTGGTGTGCAGAATAGGGGTTTTATACATATCATCATCAGAGAGTTTCTGCAAAATATGGTGATATCTTGCATTTGGAAGCTCAGCACCCATTGAGCTGGCACTCTTTGGTGGTGGTTGGGGAGTCAGACCCATTCTATAGAATGGAAATCAAATCTTGTTGTGTTATTGTTCGTGCTACATATGTCAAACTTTAAGAGAGGTGTAGATTTTACACGATGGTGAACTTAATGAAGGTAGGAGAGGTGTGTATGAAAAGACAGCTAGGTGGAAAAAAAACACTTGGACATTGAACCAATTTGTAGCAGATTTGAGTTGTATTCAGATACAAAAGCACCCTCATACTCAATATTTAATGGGATGAAATTTACTCTGAATTTCTTTGTAACCAACATTTTGGATTGATTTGGTGGTCCATGTACTAAAGTGCCACATAATCTCTGACatctagtgaattttttaaaattctttaaagtcAGTGATATTTTCTGGGATTGAAATAATCCTAATTATGGGCATAACAGACATTGTACAAAATATCAACGAATTCCAGACACTGTGCCAtgtgctttacatgcattaaccCCATCCACAAGGTGTAAGAGACAGGGCTTAAGTAACCCTCTCACAAATGCGTAACCTGGGGTTGCATTATGCATTTGATTCATAGGCTtggcctacaaatcaaagggtggccatttcaattcctagtctagtgcacatgcctgggttgcaagccaggtccccagtagggggaatgtgagaggcaactacacattgatgtttctctccctctctttctccctccctttccctctctctaaaaataaataaataaaatctttttaaaaaatattttagaaaataaatcataagaaTAAGACCTCTTGGTTCATAGCTTTTATTTGACACAGTCATTGATGGAACATCAGCTTTTTGGAAGTCTTCATGCTTGCACTGGGGATGTTTAGGCAAAGACCCTGCCAATGCAATTATAGACTGTAGGGTAAGCTTCATTACCAAAGAGGATGAGATACTCTCTACTTCATATAGAACAAGTGTAAATGAGAGTGAATAGGGGTGATATATAGGATATTACTTAGTTTGCATTGCTATACACAATTGTGCCCCAaaaggaggtttttttttattataacactGTTTATTTTCTGACATCTCTTAGATGTAAAAAATCCAGCTGAATGGATGATAACATCTAAGGTCAGAGATAATCATAGTAATCTTTACCATTTTCTAATGTCTTAACCCAAGACAGGCACAGTGACAGATGCTTtccaaatattatatatattctacCAGTCCTACAAGACATGACTCATCAGTGTCACTGTACAGTGGAGAGTCTGAGGCTCATTGAGGTAGATCTTGGTAATGTGCCAAAATTCCTGGGGCTTGTAAATGGCAAGGCTGGAACTAGACTCAGTAAAATTACAGTAAGCCCACACTGTTCTACTCCTCCCACCTGAGACACAACCTGTAcctcttatttccattttcctctcaGTACTCCAAAATATGTCAGAAGTAATAAAGGGAATGGCCCTGTTCCCTAACTACTGGGTTGGAATATATAGCCAGAACAATAAGAATACCATTATAATTgagagatataaatatataaatgaaagacAGTGTTCTATGATAGCATAAACATCTACATTTTCAACATTAGATAACATCAAAAGATGAGGGGCTCTCAAAATTATCCTGGAAAGCCTTGTCCCCATGAAAAGTAAGTCTGTCAGAACAGAAGTTACTTGAGAATCCCCATGTGGTTGATGAAGAGAGGAACAGACCAATATATGTTTCCCCAGAAGCTCACCACCTGTCCAGGGACTCCTACCTAGTTCTATAATTTTCTCCTGGACAGGGAGCCATTCCCTGCAAGTGTTCAGAGTGGTGACTGCTTAAGAGTTTGCAGAGATGTGGAATTTTccaggaaatgtttatttcaagAGATAGGAACCAAAAAGAGGGCCCCATGTAGGGACACAGCAACACCCCAGAGTATAGAGGGTCACAGGAACACCAGTCCCTTCTGCCTCAAAATCAGAGTCTGAAAAACAACTGTCAGGCTTAACATACCCTCCCTTCTTATTCTGGCATCTCAGGGGCATGAGAGCCTGGTCAGAAGGCAGAGTTCTCAGGTCAGTAACAGAAGGAGTATCAGGTTCTCATAGAAATGACAGTGAAAAACCTTAATG belongs to Phyllostomus discolor isolate MPI-MPIP mPhyDis1 chromosome X, mPhyDis1.pri.v3, whole genome shotgun sequence and includes:
- the LOC114505613 gene encoding melanoma-associated antigen B2-like, whose product is MPRGHKSKLRAQEKRRQNRAEAQSLKSTEAATGEDAEATCSSSSVLAGAPSSATGAGPLQTPSSAPATTSAAAGVSCKRSAGKAKGHVWKSKSSSQASPSPESFALDILTQKASHLVDYLLNQYQMKEVMRKADMLKIVHKWYRKDFPEILKKACVHLDLVYGLELKEGKPTGNFYTLVDNQGDTSDGNLSRAWRFPIRGLLMPLLGMIFLNGNRASEEELWEFLNAMGVYDGMCHFIFGEPRKLIAQDLVQEEYLVYQQVPNSDPPCYEFLWGPRAHAETSKMKILEFVAKMNDKGPDAFPGYYEEALKDEEERARAALKASSPSKASGDPRPASSHYPQPE